Below is a window of Pseudomonas sp. B21-040 DNA.
GTCAATTGATCAAGCCAGGACTGGCCGCCAACCAGCGGCTGCAGGATGCCCGCGACGGCAACCGACAAATTGGCGGCGCATTGGGCAAGGCCGAGCGCTACCTCAACATGGCGAGCCTGGTGGCCGTTCTTTTGTCCGGCGTGGCAGTCGCGCTGTCGGCAACACGCTTCGCTACCCGCCGATTCGATGCCAGTGCCTTGCTGCGCTGCCTGGGCCTGTCGCGCCGGGAAACCATGATGCTGTTCAGTTTGCAGTTGGCGGTACTGGGACTGCTCGCCAGCCTTAGTGGCGCTCTCCTGGGCTGGCTGGCACAGCTTGGGCTGTTTGCACTGCTGCATGACTTGTTACCAACCGATGTGCCACCGGGAGGTCTGCTGCCGGCCATCGCCGGGATCGGTACAGGGCTGGTGGCGCTGGCCGGTTTCGCCTTGCCGCCGCTCGCCGCACTCGGTCGCGTGCCACCGCTGCGGGTGCTGCGTCGGGACATGCTGCCGATCCCCTCCAGCACCTGGATGGTTTATGGCGCTGCGTTGGGTGCCCTAGGCCTGATCATGTGGCGCCTGAGCCTCGACCTGGTGCTGACCTTCGCTCTGCTCGGCGGTGGCGTGATCGCCGCGCTGGTGCTCGGCGGCTTGCTCCTGCTGCTGCTGAAAAGCCTACGGCGGCTGCTGGCCCGTGCTTCGCTACCCTGGCGCCTAGGGCTCGGCCAACTGCTGCGTCATCCATTGGCGGCCGCGGGACAAGCCTTGGCTTTCGGCCTGATTCTACTGTCCATGGCGCTGATCGCGTTGCTGCGGGGCGAACTGCTGGATACCTGGCAAAATCAACTGCCGAAAAATGCGCCGAACTATTTTGCGCTGAACATTCTGCCGGCGGACAAACAGGCCTTTACTGATCGCCTGATCGAACTGTCGGCGCAGTCCGCGCCGCTCTATCCCGTGGTGCCAGGGAGACTGATCAGCATCAATGACGTGCCCGTGCAAGACATCGTCAGCAAGGATTCGGCGGGTGATCGAGCGATTCAGCGCGACCTGAGCCTGACCTGGGCGGCCGACTTGCCGGCAGGTAACAAACTGAAGGCGGGCAACTGGTGGAGCGAACAGGCACCCGAAGCAGTACCTGGCGTTTCTGTTGAAGGCAAAGTCGCCGAAAGCCTAAAACTCAAGCTCGGCGATCATATGGTGTTTACCGTGGGCGGGGTCAACCGTGAAGCGAAAGTCACCAGCCTGCGAGACATCAACTGGGACAACTTCCAGCCAAACTTTTTCATGATCTTCCAGCCCGGCACTCTGAAGGATTTGCCGGCGACTTACCTGACCAGTTTCTATCTGGCGGCCGGGCATGATCAGCAGATTGTCGACCTGTCGCGCAGCTTCCCGGCGGTCACCATTCTGCAAGTCGAAGCCTTGCTGCAGCAGCTACGCAGCATCCTCGCCCAAGTCACGCTGGCGGTGGAATATGTGTTGCTGTTTGTACTGGCAGCGGGGATGGCGGTGTTGTTTTCCGGCTTGCAGGCAACACTCGATGAACGCATTCGCCAAGGCGCCCTGTTACGAGCACTGGGGGCCGAACGGCAATTGCTGGTGAAAGCCCGACGGATCGAGTTCGGATTACTCGGCGCAGTCAGCGGGCTATTGGCAGCACTGGGGTCGGAACTGGTGAGCCTGGTGCTCTACCGCTATGCCTTCGACCTGCCGTGGCATCCGCATCCGTGGTTGTTGGTGCTGCCATTGATCGGCGCAGTGCTGATTGGCGGCGCCGGTGTGTTCGGTACGCGTCGAGCCTTGAACGCCAGCCCACTGACAGTGTTGCGCGAGGGTTGATAGACTCAAGGCTTCTCCATCACAAGAAGTTGTCATGAGCCGCTATCGCCCTCCCCGCACCGCTGGCACCGCGCTGATCACCCCCGAAGGGGAGGCGCGGATGCGGGCCGAGTTTCACGAACTTTGGCATGTACGGCGACCGCAAGTAACGCAGTCTGTGAGCGAGGCCGCAGCTCAGGGTGATCGCTCCGAGAACGCGGAATACACCTACGGCAAAAAAATGCTGCGCGAAATAGACAGCCGTGTGCGCTTCCTCACCAAACGGCTGGAAGCGCTCAAAGTGGTTAGCGAGAAACCCAGCGACCCGAACAAAGTCTATTTTGGCGCCTGGGTCACCATCGAAGACGAGGACGGCAAAGAGTCGCGCTACCGCATCGTCGGCCCGGACGAGCTAGACCTGAAACTGGGGCTGATCAGCATCGACTCACCGCTCGCTCGCGCGCTGATCGGCAAGGCGCTGGACGCCGAAGTTCGCGTCCAGACACCTACCGGTGAGCAATGCGTGTATATCGTGGCGATTGAGTACCTTTGAACCTTAGCGTCGGGTAATCAAACCTTGCCGGGCAACGCGGGTCAGTTGCCTGATCACTTCAGGGGCGTCTTCAAGACTCGGCGATTGAATCACTGCCAGATCAAAGCTGTCGTTGGCAAATCGAGCCAGCGATTCACCGTCTTCGACAAACTGGATCAGAAATGCCGCAGGGCCGCCGGTACGGCGTGGCCAGCCATCGAGATAACGCAGAAGTGTCGGCTGATGTTGACCGCCAAGCAGGATTTTTGGATTGCGCTGGGTGAGATGTGCCGTGATCGGCGCGGGACGTACAACGGGGCTAAGTGCGTTCATCGAATCGTGTCTCTGCCTCAAAAGTCTGCATGGCAGGTGAGAGGCAACACCGAACCAGCGCTTTAGCGGTATTTCGAAGCCTGTTTCAAGCTTCTATCGGCAACTGAATGAGTCACCTGGCGCCCCGCAAGTAGCTGTTTAAATCGGCGCATGAGCAGCATCCTAGAGAAGCCGACACAGCAGTGTCAAGAATCACGCGCAACAAAAAAGGCCCGCGCAGTGCGGGCCTTTTAGTTGAGCCAGAGCGGTCAGTCGGTGATGGCACCGTCCAGCGACAGCTTGCCGGCACCTTCGATCAATACCGCGATACTGCCACCGAGCAGGGCCAGGGCGAATTCATAGCCGTTGTTGGCCATGAACAAGCCGTTGTGGATATGCACGGAGAAAATCGCAACCAGCGAGAGGATGGTCAGCCCCAGCGCCGCAGGACGTGTCAGCAGACCGATAATCAGGGCCAGACCGCCAAAGAACTCCGTCCCCCCGGCCAGAATCGCCATCAGATGACCCGGTGCAAGGCCCACGCTTTCCATGTATTGCGCGGTGCCGGCGATGCCGTAGCCACCAAACATGCCGAAGAGCTTCTGTGCGCCATGAGCCGCAAAAATGATCCCGACAACGATCCGTATGGCGGTCAGGCCGAAACCGGCGCGGGTAAACAGTACCTTGTTGATCAGTGAGCTCATGCTGTGTCATCCATTGTCAGTGTGTGTTCGTCGGGCGCCATATTAATCGATAAAACGAATGCTAAAAGCGCAATAATTGCGCCATAACAATCAGCTTAGTCGATCATTTACGAGAAACAACTTTTTGCCCCTGCGGCTCCAGCGATTCCCTCTCACGATCGAATGCCAAGTAGTACTTGTTGACGCTATTAACGTAGCTGACGGGTCCCATTCCCACCTGCTCCATGGCAATGCGCTCGACCTGGAAAAACCATTGATTAGGGTTAAGTCCACGCCGCCGGGCTTCGGCGCGCATTCCCTGAACCCGCTCCGGGCCAATGTTGTAGGCCGCCAGTACAAACGCCATGCGCTCACGTTCGTTGAGTTTGGGGCTGGCGAAGAACTTGCGACGGATCATGGCCAGGTACTTGGCACCGGCCTGGACATTGGCGTCGAGCTCCTGAATGTTGTTGACCCCGACCCGCTGGGCGGCGGACGGGGTGATTTGCATCAGGCCGGTGGGACCGCCACTGCCGCGGGCATTGGGCTGCAAGGCTGACTCCTTGAACGCCAGCGCCGCCAGGTTCAACCAGTCCATGCCTTGGGCATCGGCGTGTTTCTGCAGCACCGGCCGCAGTTTTTCCAGGCGTTGGCGATCGGCCTTGGCCAGTGGATAGTGCACTTGGTACAGACGCCGATAGATCCGCAGAAACGCCACGTCCTGGTCTGAAGGCTTCTTGTACGTCGTCAAAAACCGATCGATGCTCGCCCGCAGCATCGCCGCATCGCGGCGCACAAACCAGAACTCTTCGCCCGGATCGCTGATCAGCACCTGTTTGTCGAAGCGCAATTTGGGCAGGATCTTGCCCCAGCGCTCGGCAATCGGTTGCTCGACGATGGTCAGGTGAAAGATCCCGCCTTGAACCATCTCCAGCACATCTTCGACGGCAAGACTGGGATCGACCCACTCGATCGTTATCGGTGCCAGCTTGTGCAGTGCGAGTTTGGAATTGATCTGGCTCACCGCATCCCCGGCCGCACTGCCCGTGGGCAACGCCAGGGTTTTGCCGGAGAGTTGTTCGACCTTGGTGTAGCGACGCTCGCCTTTAATCCCCACCAGCACCAACGGGATGTTGCTGGCGATCGGCTCACTGCTGCTGACTGCGTGGCCCGGCTGTAAATCAAGCAACTCCCCCGGTGCGACCAGATCCCCCTCTCCACGCTGCAGGGCACCGAGCAATTGATCCTTGGCTTTGGGGATGATCTTGAGGGTGACTTCCTGACCGTCACGGGCATGACCGTTGAGGTATTGCTCGAAGGCGCGCAAGCGGTGGTATTCGACACCGATGGCCTGGCCCTGGACTTCGCCGGAGCTGTTGCGGCTCTGGTTGACCAGCACCCGCAATATGCGGCTGCTGCGTATTTCTGCCAGGTCGCGCACCTGCGCCGCCGGCACGGCTTGCAGCGGCCCGGCCAGACGCGCAACCGCCGGCATCGGCAGCAGCAACGAACAGCACAGCAATAGCAATATCGAGGGACGTATCATCCACTCTCCGGAAAGAATACTGGGCCGACTCCTCAAGTTTCATGGAATCGAACGACAGAAACAGGGCGCCATGAGCGCTGGCAAAGTGCGAAAGACTGGCACAGTGATGGCACCTTGACCACCCTGACCTGTCTCGCGGCATCAAGAGACAGCTTCAACTCGTTGTAGTTCTTGGCTTTTCTTATAAATCTACAGCTCTGATATGCTTTCCGGCCTTTGGTCCGAGGTAGCACCATGCAACTCATCGATATCGGCGTCAACCTGACCAACCCCAGTTTTGCCGACAAACACCAGGCCGTACTCGACCGCGCGTATGCCGCGGGGGTCTGCCAATTGGTACTGACCGGCACCAATGTCGAGGGCAGTGAACAAGCCCTGGAGCTGTGCCAACAACTGGACGAAACAGCTCAACGGCTGTTCGCCACTGCTGGCATTCACCCCCATGCGGCGACTGACTGGAATGCTGACAGCGCGCAGCGTCTGCGCAGTTTGCTCAAGGAGCCGAACGTGGTGGCCGTGGGTGAATGCGGGCTGGATTTCAATCGTGATTTCTCGCCCCGCCCACAGCAGGAAAAAGTCCTGGAAGAACACCTGGCGATGGCAGTCGAGTTGCAGTTGCCGGTGTTCCTGCATGAGCGCGACGCCAGTCAGCGACTGCTGGAAATCCTGCGTGATTACCGTGACCAATTGCCGGCCGCCGTGGTGCATTGCTTCACCGGCGAAAAGAAAGCCTTGTTCAGCTACCTCGATCTGGATTTGCACATCGGTATCACCGGCTGGATCTGCGATGAACGCCGCGGCACGCACCTGCATCCGTTGGTGAAGGAGATCAAGCGCGGACGCCTGATGCTGGAGAGCGATGCTCCGTATCTGCTGCCACGCAGCCTGCGGCCCAAGCCAAAAAATGGACGTAATGAACCGGCGTATTTGACTGAAGTTTTACGGGAAGTGGCGTTGCATCGCGGGGAAAGCGAAGAAGATCTCGCCGCCCACAGCACCGCCTGTGCACGAGCATTCTTCGGTCTGCCCACCATCGCCCAGTAACCACCACTCCTACAGGGGACGGTGAGGGTTGTTGATCCATATCAAATGCAGAACCCCACGATAGCGACACAATGCTGGCACCTTGCCAATGCTGTTTCCGCTATCAGAGAAGACCTCCATGGGTGCCTGGCTTAGCAACATCTCGCTGAAATACAAATTTTGGGCGGTCAACGCGGTTGCCTTCTTCACGACCCTGCTGCTGGTGCTGTACGCCGTGCAGCTCGAACAACAGGCGCGCAGTCATGCCGCTCAGGCGAGCGCTCAGGCGCAAGTGCGATTGCTCAGCGCCTGGCCATCCGGGCAACCGCTGCCCAAGGCCGACAACCTGTTGACCTTCGGGCACGGGCAGGCGCCGCTGCTGAACGGTCAGCCGCTGCTGGAACTGACGGATAGCCATGGCTGGGTCGAGATCAACTCAATGCCGCTGTTCGGTGATAACCCGTTGATGGGCGCCGAAGTGTTCGCTCGTCCCGATGGCCAGCAGGTGGCGCTGCTCGCTTTTGGCCCGAGCCTGAACCAGGTATTCAGCGAGCGATTCACCCACTACGCAGTCGCCGTTTTTATCCTGATGCTGGCAATGCTGGGTGCATCGCAACTGCTCATCCGCTTCCTGCTGAGTCAGCTCAACACTCTGAAAGATGTGATGCTTCACGTCGAGAAAACCGGCGACCTGTCAGCCCGTGTGCCACTGGCTAGCAAGGACGAAGTCGGGCAGATGGCGCATGCCTTCAACGCGATGCAGGCCGGTTACCAACGGGTGGTAACCACCGTCGCCAGCACGGCTCGGCAATTGGATATCGGCGCCGCACGCCTGGCCTCAAGCATGAACGACGTGCGCCACGGCATGCTCGGCCAGCAAAGCGAAACCGATCAGGCCGCCACGGCGATCAACGAAATGACCGCGACGGTCCACCACATCGCCCAACATGCCGGCGCGACCCGCGACCTCTCGCAAACCGCCGACACCTTGGCCGGCAGCGGGCAGGAAGTGGTCATCAGGGTACAGAAGTCGATTGCCGGGCTGTCCAGCGGCGTGCAGCAGACGGCCGAGATGATTCAACGTCTGGCCGAGGACAGCCAGAAAATCAACGGTGTGGTCAGCGTGATTCACAGCATCGCCGAGCAAACAAACCTGCTGGCCCTAAATGCGGCCATCGAGGCGGCACGGGCCGGTGAAATGGGCCGGGGCTTTGCCGTCGTCGCCGATGAGGTGCGCAACCTGGCCAAAAGCGTCCAGACCTCCACCGACGAGATCACCTTGATGGTGTCCGCCTTGCAGGCCGGGACCCGGGACGCGGTGGACTTCATGCAGGAAAGCTCCTTCAAGGCCGACGACTGCGTGCAGCAGGCTCAAGAGGCCGGCGCCGCGCTGGCGGAGATCACCGGCGCCGTGGCGCAGATGCGTGAAAGCAACACGCAGATTGCGGTGGCAGCTGAACAGCAGAGCCATGTGGCGGAAGAGATGAACCGGGCGGTGGTGAGTATTCGGGATGTGACGGAGAACACCGTGCAGCAGACCATAACCTCAGCCACCACCAGTCATGAACTCGCGGCGTTGGCCGGGGAATTGAGTAAGGCGATCGGACAGCTCAAATTGTAAGGGCCCCATCGCGGGCACGCCCGCTCCCACATGTGATTTCAGTGACCACTCGTTAGGTGACAACACACATACACTGTGGGAGCGGGCTTGGTCCGGGCGGCGATCCGACGATAGCGTCAGCCGGGGCACATCAAACCTGGCCATGCCCACCTATTAACCCTATAGCCAACCTCGATTCGCCGACCGTCCTCCCCCCGCCTATTCTTCAATCATATGGTCAACACGGATTGAGGAGTTCCAACATGGGCAAACGTCACCCCAACCTACCCGCCTGGCAATGGCGAGCGTACCCCAACAATCATCAGCACCCGACCAACCTGGTGCTGCACCTGATTGCCGTGCCGCTGTTCATTGTGGCGTTTCTATTGATTGTTTCCGGTGTGTTCAACCTGAGCCTGGCAAACATCGCCATCGGTGTGGTCGGCCTGTTCGCGGCCCTGGCCCTGCAACGTCACGGTCACCGTCTGGAGGCGCAAGCCTCCGAGCCGTTCAGTGATCGCAAAGACGCGGTGTCACGCTTGCTGGTCGAGCAGTTCCTGACGTTCCCACGGTTTTTTCTGAGCGGCGGCTGGTGGCGCGCCTGGCGTGAGCGCCACGGTCGGCACTGATCAGGCGAAAATCGTGACCGTCTGCCGGCTCATGGCGATCAACTGACCGTCCGCGCTCCAGAGTTTTGCAGCCGCATGGCCGTAGCCGTCTGCGCCGTGCTCGGTTTCCACCCGGTATTTACACCAGTCCAGCGTGCTCAATGGCAGCAATGGCTGGACGAATTCGATGGTCCAGGTCAGCGTGCTGCCCATTGCCGGCTTTTTCAAATGAGGCAACAAGGACGGCGGCCAGGCGTCCACCAGCGCGAGAATATGTGACTCAGTGACAGCCTCCTCCTTCACGTCCCCACGCAAACGCACCCAGCCGCCCATTTCGCGAGAGTCGTTGCCGGTGAACGGCATGCCACCTACCGCCCAGCGCATCGCCAGATGCTGCATGAACTCTGGAATCACGCCGGGAATGAAGGGCAACTCCTGGCATTCGTCCCAGTGCTTCATGTCGGGTGCCGGTTTTGCCGCGATCGCCACTTCGGAGGGCCGCGAGGCACCAAAGCTGCCCTGAATCAACGTCACCACTTGCCCCTTCTGCATCGCCCGGCCGAGCACCTGGCTGACAGCCTTACCTTCGCGCAATACATCGACTTCAAAGCTGACAGGCACTTCAGGCTCAACGGGGCCGACAAAGGTGATCGCCAGCGAACGCACCGGCCGGTCTGCCGGGACTTTTGCGCGCATGGCTTCGTATTGCAACGCCGCCACCAGGCCACCGAAACTGGCACGCCCCTGCGCCCATCCGGCCGGAATAGACAGCTCCAGCGGTTGCCGGCGGACGGCGTCGAGCAGATCGCAAAAGCGCATGAAAACCTCAGAGACGGAAAAAAGTAGAGAGGGATCTTAACCAGCCAGCGACGTGGATACAGCACTTATTCCGGCCAAAAGCACTGACAGAAGGGCCGTGACTGGTGCGAACACGGATTGCACACCCGACACAAAACAAATGTGGGAGCGGGCTTGCCCGCGATAGCGGTCTGACAGTCACTATTAAGGTGTCTGTGCTGCCGCCATCGCGGGCAAGCCCGCTCCCACATTTTTGATCGGTTGTGCTTTCAGGATTTGAAACAGCGGGCGCTTAGTTTGTCGAGAACGCGATCGGCGCGGCTTTCGGCCTCGGCCAAGGTGGTTTTCCAGACGGCGACACACGGCTGCAAATCAGCTTCCTCTTGCGCCCTGGCCAGCCATTGCCAGCTGTCGTGCCAATCGCCCAAGGCACTCTGCGCCGACTTCAATCGGGACAACGCGGACTTCGGCAAACGGTCGAGCTCGGGATAGGCTTCGATGCCATAGCGCACGCGCTTGATCAACAGGCGCAAACGGTGTCGGTCATGGGCCGGATCGTGCAACGCCACGTCCAGTTTCTTCCACTGTTTGCCCAAGCGTTTTTCGATGCGCTTACGCAAACCCTTGAGCAAACCCTGACGCTGGGACGCGCGTAAAAAACGCGGAAAGGCGTCGAAGATCATCAGCAGCTGCGCCAGCTCGGGGCTGACCGCCACCGCCGGATAAGCCTCGACCATTTGCGCCAACCGCCAATGTGCGGCTTCGGACTGACCGTGTTCAAGCAAATAGGCCGCCAGTACTTCACGATCGCGCAACGGCGTGGTCAGTTCGCCGACCCGCGCCGCCGCTGCCTCTACCTGCTCGACGCCGGGCAGCCCACGCAAGGGTCGCAACAGGCTGCGCAAATGGCGAACCGTGGTGCGCAGGTCGTGTAACGCTTCAGGGTCAGTGCGAGCACTCAAGCGTGCCTGACAGGCCAACAAGCGGACTTCAAGGCCCAGGACATGAGCCACCAACCGATCAACCAAATCAGACATCGCTTGCTCCCTGAGTCGAACTTCCCCTCTTGCCTACGTCATGCCTTCAACGGCCGGCACGAGACTCACGAATATAGAACCGTGCTTTCTGGGCCTTGCTGGCACAGCCTTCGTAAGCTTCGAATTGTTGCTGGGTCTTGGCACCGGTCAGCAACGACAGAGCCTTGGAGTAGCTGACGGTCCCGGCGAAACCTTCGGCCTTGGCCAAGTCTAGC
It encodes the following:
- a CDS encoding transglycosylase SLT domain-containing protein, which gives rise to MIRPSILLLLCCSLLLPMPAVARLAGPLQAVPAAQVRDLAEIRSSRILRVLVNQSRNSSGEVQGQAIGVEYHRLRAFEQYLNGHARDGQEVTLKIIPKAKDQLLGALQRGEGDLVAPGELLDLQPGHAVSSSEPIASNIPLVLVGIKGERRYTKVEQLSGKTLALPTGSAAGDAVSQINSKLALHKLAPITIEWVDPSLAVEDVLEMVQGGIFHLTIVEQPIAERWGKILPKLRFDKQVLISDPGEEFWFVRRDAAMLRASIDRFLTTYKKPSDQDVAFLRIYRRLYQVHYPLAKADRQRLEKLRPVLQKHADAQGMDWLNLAALAFKESALQPNARGSGGPTGLMQITPSAAQRVGVNNIQELDANVQAGAKYLAMIRRKFFASPKLNERERMAFVLAAYNIGPERVQGMRAEARRRGLNPNQWFFQVERIAMEQVGMGPVSYVNSVNKYYLAFDRERESLEPQGQKVVSRK
- a CDS encoding TatD family hydrolase, producing MQLIDIGVNLTNPSFADKHQAVLDRAYAAGVCQLVLTGTNVEGSEQALELCQQLDETAQRLFATAGIHPHAATDWNADSAQRLRSLLKEPNVVAVGECGLDFNRDFSPRPQQEKVLEEHLAMAVELQLPVFLHERDASQRLLEILRDYRDQLPAAVVHCFTGEKKALFSYLDLDLHIGITGWICDERRGTHLHPLVKEIKRGRLMLESDAPYLLPRSLRPKPKNGRNEPAYLTEVLREVALHRGESEEDLAAHSTACARAFFGLPTIAQ
- a CDS encoding Mpo1-like protein translates to MGKRHPNLPAWQWRAYPNNHQHPTNLVLHLIAVPLFIVAFLLIVSGVFNLSLANIAIGVVGLFAALALQRHGHRLEAQASEPFSDRKDAVSRLLVEQFLTFPRFFLSGGWWRAWRERHGRH
- a CDS encoding ABC transporter permease, with product MARLPLLRLFSLAIRQLLRDARAGELRVLFFALLVAVAASTAIGYFGARLNGAMMLRATEFLGADLLLEGSSPARPEQINSGLELGLEHAQVVEFSSVIATDNGIQLSSIKAADAVYPLRGELKSAPTPFAPEEPGGGPKPGEAWVEARLLTALDLKIGDSIDVGLKTLKLARVLTYEPDRAGNFYSLTPRVLINLDDLTATGVVQPGSRVSYRELWRGKAEALETYRQLIKPGLAANQRLQDARDGNRQIGGALGKAERYLNMASLVAVLLSGVAVALSATRFATRRFDASALLRCLGLSRRETMMLFSLQLAVLGLLASLSGALLGWLAQLGLFALLHDLLPTDVPPGGLLPAIAGIGTGLVALAGFALPPLAALGRVPPLRVLRRDMLPIPSSTWMVYGAALGALGLIMWRLSLDLVLTFALLGGGVIAALVLGGLLLLLLKSLRRLLARASLPWRLGLGQLLRHPLAAAGQALAFGLILLSMALIALLRGELLDTWQNQLPKNAPNYFALNILPADKQAFTDRLIELSAQSAPLYPVVPGRLISINDVPVQDIVSKDSAGDRAIQRDLSLTWAADLPAGNKLKAGNWWSEQAPEAVPGVSVEGKVAESLKLKLGDHMVFTVGGVNREAKVTSLRDINWDNFQPNFFMIFQPGTLKDLPATYLTSFYLAAGHDQQIVDLSRSFPAVTILQVEALLQQLRSILAQVTLAVEYVLLFVLAAGMAVLFSGLQATLDERIRQGALLRALGAERQLLVKARRIEFGLLGAVSGLLAALGSELVSLVLYRYAFDLPWHPHPWLLVLPLIGAVLIGGAGVFGTRRALNASPLTVLREG
- the greB gene encoding transcription elongation factor GreB, giving the protein MSRYRPPRTAGTALITPEGEARMRAEFHELWHVRRPQVTQSVSEAAAQGDRSENAEYTYGKKMLREIDSRVRFLTKRLEALKVVSEKPSDPNKVYFGAWVTIEDEDGKESRYRIVGPDELDLKLGLISIDSPLARALIGKALDAEVRVQTPTGEQCVYIVAIEYL
- a CDS encoding methyl-accepting chemotaxis protein, which translates into the protein MGAWLSNISLKYKFWAVNAVAFFTTLLLVLYAVQLEQQARSHAAQASAQAQVRLLSAWPSGQPLPKADNLLTFGHGQAPLLNGQPLLELTDSHGWVEINSMPLFGDNPLMGAEVFARPDGQQVALLAFGPSLNQVFSERFTHYAVAVFILMLAMLGASQLLIRFLLSQLNTLKDVMLHVEKTGDLSARVPLASKDEVGQMAHAFNAMQAGYQRVVTTVASTARQLDIGAARLASSMNDVRHGMLGQQSETDQAATAINEMTATVHHIAQHAGATRDLSQTADTLAGSGQEVVIRVQKSIAGLSSGVQQTAEMIQRLAEDSQKINGVVSVIHSIAEQTNLLALNAAIEAARAGEMGRGFAVVADEVRNLAKSVQTSTDEITLMVSALQAGTRDAVDFMQESSFKADDCVQQAQEAGAALAEITGAVAQMRESNTQIAVAAEQQSHVAEEMNRAVVSIRDVTENTVQQTITSATTSHELAALAGELSKAIGQLKL
- a CDS encoding DoxX family protein, translated to MSSLINKVLFTRAGFGLTAIRIVVGIIFAAHGAQKLFGMFGGYGIAGTAQYMESVGLAPGHLMAILAGGTEFFGGLALIIGLLTRPAALGLTILSLVAIFSVHIHNGLFMANNGYEFALALLGGSIAVLIEGAGKLSLDGAITD
- a CDS encoding CHAD domain-containing protein, giving the protein MSDLVDRLVAHVLGLEVRLLACQARLSARTDPEALHDLRTTVRHLRSLLRPLRGLPGVEQVEAAAARVGELTTPLRDREVLAAYLLEHGQSEAAHWRLAQMVEAYPAVAVSPELAQLLMIFDAFPRFLRASQRQGLLKGLRKRIEKRLGKQWKKLDVALHDPAHDRHRLRLLIKRVRYGIEAYPELDRLPKSALSRLKSAQSALGDWHDSWQWLARAQEEADLQPCVAVWKTTLAEAESRADRVLDKLSARCFKS
- a CDS encoding acyl-CoA thioesterase II codes for the protein MRFCDLLDAVRRQPLELSIPAGWAQGRASFGGLVAALQYEAMRAKVPADRPVRSLAITFVGPVEPEVPVSFEVDVLREGKAVSQVLGRAMQKGQVVTLIQGSFGASRPSEVAIAAKPAPDMKHWDECQELPFIPGVIPEFMQHLAMRWAVGGMPFTGNDSREMGGWVRLRGDVKEEAVTESHILALVDAWPPSLLPHLKKPAMGSTLTWTIEFVQPLLPLSTLDWCKYRVETEHGADGYGHAAAKLWSADGQLIAMSRQTVTIFA